CCACTGCCTGGCGATCGATGAGATCGAGGGCGAAGTCAGCGGCCGGCAGAAACACATCTACGGCATCTACAAGAAGATGCGCGGCAAGCGTCGGGCCTTCAACGAGATCATGGACGTATACGCGTTCCGGATCATCGTCGACAAGGTCGATACCTGCTACCGCGTGCTGGGCGCTGTACATAATTTGTACAAACCTTTGCCGGGGCGCTTCAAGGACTACATCGCAATTCCCAAGGCCAACGGCTATCAGTCGCTGCATACCACGCTGTTTGGCATGCACGGGGTGCCAATCGAGATCCAGATTCGCACCCGCGAAATGGAAGAGATGGCCAACAACGGCATCGCCGCCCACTGGCTGTACAAATCCAGCGGCGACGAACAGCCAAAAGGCACGCATGCCCGCGCCCGCCAGTGGGTCAAGGGCGTGCTCGAAATGCAGCAACGTGCCGGCAACTCCCTGGAATTTATCGAGAGCGTGAAGATCGACCTGTTCCCGGACGAGGTCTACGTGTTCACGCCCAAAGGCCGAATCATGGAGCTGCCCAAAGGCTCCACGGCGGTCGACTTTGCCTACGCGGTGCACACCGACGTGGGTAATAGCTGCATAGCCTGTCGGATCAATCGCCGACTGGCCCCGCTGTCGGAGCCGCTGCAAAGTGGCTCCACGGTGGAGATCGTCAGTGCACCGGGCGCGCGCCCGAACCCGGCCTGGCTCAACTTCGTGGTCACCGGCAAGGCCCGCACCCACATCCGTCACGCCCTGAAACTGCAACGCCGTTCCGAATCCATCAGCCTGGGCGAACGCCTGCTGAACAAGGTGCTCAACGGTTTCGACAGCTCCCTGGACAAGATCCCGGCCGAGCGCGTGCAGGCGATGCTCCACGAGTACCGCCAGGAACTGATCGAAGACTTGCTGGAAGACATCGGCCTGGGCAATCGCATGGCCTACGTGGTGGCACGCCGCCTGTTGGGCGAAGGCGAACAGTTGCCAAGCCCCGAAGGCCCGCTGGCGATTCGCGGCACCGAAGGGTTGGTACTCAGCTACGCCAAGTGCTGCACGCCGATTCCGGGCGACCCGATTGTG
This genomic window from Pseudomonas sp. Bout1 contains:
- the spoT gene encoding bifunctional GTP diphosphokinase/guanosine-3',5'-bis pyrophosphate 3'-pyrophosphohydrolase, with product MPSIDALADRLSTYLGPDQVNLVRRAYFYAEQAHDGQRRRSGEAYVTHPLAVANILADMHMDHQSLMAAMLHDVIEDTGIAKEALSAQFGETVAELVDGVSKLTQMNFETKAEAQAENFQKMAMAMARDIRVILVKLADRLHNMRTLEVLSGEKRRRIAKETLEIYAPIANRLGMHAIRIEFEDLGFKAMHPMRSARIYQAVKRARGNRKEIVNKIEESLSHCLAIDEIEGEVSGRQKHIYGIYKKMRGKRRAFNEIMDVYAFRIIVDKVDTCYRVLGAVHNLYKPLPGRFKDYIAIPKANGYQSLHTTLFGMHGVPIEIQIRTREMEEMANNGIAAHWLYKSSGDEQPKGTHARARQWVKGVLEMQQRAGNSLEFIESVKIDLFPDEVYVFTPKGRIMELPKGSTAVDFAYAVHTDVGNSCIACRINRRLAPLSEPLQSGSTVEIVSAPGARPNPAWLNFVVTGKARTHIRHALKLQRRSESISLGERLLNKVLNGFDSSLDKIPAERVQAMLHEYRQELIEDLLEDIGLGNRMAYVVARRLLGEGEQLPSPEGPLAIRGTEGLVLSYAKCCTPIPGDPIVGHLSAGKGMVVHLDNCRNISEIRHNPEKCIQLSWAKDVTGEFNVELRVELEHQRGLIALLASSVNAADGNIEKISMDERDGRISVVQLVVSVHDRVHLARVIKKLRALTGVIRITRMRA